A region from the Chrysoperla carnea chromosome 4, inChrCarn1.1, whole genome shotgun sequence genome encodes:
- the LOC123298951 gene encoding uncharacterized protein LOC123298951: MLRKKKKKINSGRGFVNSIINSLPFELHVPGYQFCGPGTDLKTRLARGDQGINKLDSACKNHDIAYSKYKDLNNRHKADLELADKAWSRVKSTDAGFGERAAAWAVTNAMKAKVKLGMGYVDRSQKKKKKQVKKQRKIPFRAAVKSARDALKKTKATNINDAIKVAITAAKKVIKRKNVRTPRIIPIPKVGGALPFLLPLFAGLSAIGSLAGGTAGVAKAITDASNAKKQLAEKQRHNKTMKEIALKNGNGLFLRPYKTGLGLYMNPKN; the protein is encoded by the exons atgttgcgaaaaaaaaaaaaaaaaatcaata GTGGTCGAGGGTTTGTTAATTCCATTATAAATTCCCTACCATTTGAACTACATGTACCCGGCTATCAATTTTGTGGACCTGGTACTGATTTAAAAACACGATTGGCGAGAGGTGATCAAGGAATTAACAAGTTAGATAGTGCATGTAAAAATCATGATATTGCATActcaaaatataaagatttaaataaCCGTCATAAGGCCGATTTAGAATTAGCCGATAAAGCGTGGAGTCGTGTTAAATCAACGGACGCCGGATTTGGAGAACGAGCTGCTGCTTGGGCTGTAACAAACGCCATGAAAGCTAAAGTTAAATTGGGGATGGGTTATGTTGATCGGAGccagaagaagaagaagaagcaggtgaaaaaacaaagaaaaatccCGTTTCGAGCGGCCGTGAAAAGTGCACGagatgctttaaaaaaaacaaaagccaCCAACATTAATGATGCAATTAAAGTTGCTAttactgctgctaaaaaagtaattaaacgaaaaaatgtaCGAACACCACGAATCATCCCAATTCCAAAAGTTGGCGGTGCACTTCCATTCTTACTTCCCCTATTTGCTGGTCTCTCAGCTATTGGTTCACTAGCCGGCGGTACTGCGGGCGTTGCTAAAGCCATTACTGATGCTAGTAATGCTAAAAAACAGCTTGCTGAAAAACAACGTCATAACAAGACAATGAAGGAGATTGCTTTGAAGAATGGTAATGGATTATTTTTGCGGCCCTACAAGACCGGCCTTGGTTTATACATGAATCCAAAAAACTAA